A window of Citrus sinensis cultivar Valencia sweet orange chromosome 7, DVS_A1.0, whole genome shotgun sequence contains these coding sequences:
- the LOC102608462 gene encoding GPI ethanolamine phosphate transferase 2 isoform X5, protein MEPMPYTQSLLANGMAIGYHAKAAPPTVTMPRLKAMVSGAIGGFLDLAFNFNTQAMADDNLLGQFSSIGWKMVMHGDDTWLKLFPGLFTRHDGVSSFFVKDTIQVDQNVSRHLVDELSRDDWNLLILHYLGLDHVGHIGGRNSLLMAPKLAEMDEVVKMIHTSILTRENDQGWTLLVVVSDHGMTENGNHGGSSFEEADSLALFVGLRGHVSDYKSATQNTAQQVDIAPTLALLLGVPIPKNNVGVLIAETFDQLKGDHQLRALELNSWQLFRLLDAQISCLSCANISLNDFSDGQPSVTTECNDSLEKMFCCLYMNAAVLHSTWKSKKVSQSSSWEDYNSTVIAYRKFLKTASEWLSSRATDKPVDLLAFGVTAMLLSCLVLLSLTLHMGREINLVEKLHHYHSNNDMQMCFLDEIFVLGVILILVISMASSSMVEEEHYIWHFMTSSLFLILLRKTVQLLPAQNSLSKGTKNFKFQMCSVFVLLISGRILRGCHQGGVNWTHLPDISKWLENSGGVHVKTVQLVSGVSVVILGFCFLSLLSSKKNVILVVGFNFLVSGLLVLVHIVKYQENAFARSSYGATISAQMIYAVLGSTTVGTAVLLPWFMPIQISKVGSSRDIYSSISVPSDVKDKSLLMALKDSLYVIGWAYIFCWCLLQLLLQQPINAMPILLLLVQILTSLLHFSYSGLHHKEWVEISALYFLGMAGHFALGNSNSLATIDVAGAFIGISSHSTLLSGVLMFIITYASPLLVLFALVVYMSVKGCLVTQNVDSGHLLQTMLGFPCLAPLTLNSILLTAYTIVLLLMRNHLFVWSVFSPKYLYVCATSVCIYVGIFVVATTGTYTYLVLGKRKMMQVSIINDRR, encoded by the exons ATGGAGCCAATGCCATATACTCAGTCACTTTTAGCAAATGGAATGGCAATTGGGTATCATGCAAAGGCTGCCCCTCCAACTGTTACCATGCCTCGTTTGAAG GCTATGGTTTCTGGGGCGATTGGAGGATTCTTGGATCTGGCTTTCAATTTTAACACACAAGCTATGGCAGATGATAATCTTCTTG gcCAGTTTTCAAGTATTGGTTGGAAAATGGTGATGCATGGTGATGACACATGGCTGAAGTTGTTTCCTGGGCTATTTACAAGGCATGATGGTGTTAGCAGTTTCTTT GTTAAAGATACCATACAAGTTGATCAAAATGTTTCTCGACATTTAGTAGATGAGCTTAGCAGAGATGACTGGAATCTCTTG ATTCTTCATTATTTAGGCCTGGATCATGTTGGACATATTGGTGGGCGCAACAG TCTCTTGATGGCACCAAAACTTGCTGAGATGGATGAAGTAGTGAAGATGATTCATACTAGTATTCTGACTCGAGAAAATGACCAGGGATGGACACTTTTG GTGGTAGTAAGCGATCATGGCATGACTGAGAATGGAAATCATGGGGGGTCTTCATTTGAAGAAGCCGACTCTCTAGCCCTTTTTGTTGGCCTGAGAGGTCATGTATCTGATTACAAATCAGCCACACAGAACACAGCTCAGCAG GTTGACATTGCACCGACTTTGGCTCTTCTGCTTGGTGTGCCAATTCCAAAAAACAATGTTGGCGTCCTGATTGCTGAAACTTTTGATCAATTGAAAG GTGATCATCAGCTGAGGGCACTGGAGTTGAATTCCTGGCAGTTATTCAGATTGCTGGATGCACAGATTTCATGTTTATCATGTGCAAATATTTCACTGAATGATTTCAGTGATGGTCAACCATCTGTAACCACTGAGTGTAACGATAGTTTAGAGAAGATGTTCTGTTGCCTATATATGAATGCTGCAGTTCTTCACAGTACCTGGAAGTCTAAGAAAGTCTCACA gTCTAGCAGTTGGGAGGACTACAACAGCACTGTTATAGCATACCGCAAGTTCCTGAAAACTGCTAGTGAGTGGTTATCAAGCAGAGCCACTGAT AAACCTGTTGACCTACTTGCTTTTGGAGTGACAGCAATGCTGCTATCATGTCTGGTATTATTGAGCCTTACACTTCATATGGGTAGAGAAATTAACCTTGTTGAGAAGCTACACCATTATCACTCAAACAATGATATGCAAATGTGTTTTTTGGAtgagatttttgttttgggtGTTATCTTGATCCTTGTTATAAGTATGGCATCTAGTTCTATGGTGGAGGAAGAGCATTATATTTGGCATTTTATGACATCCTCCTTGTTTCTTATATTACTTCGTAAAACAGTGCAGTTGCTTCCGGCACAAAATAGCTTGTCCAAAGGaaccaaaaattttaagtttcaaaTGTGTTCTGTCTTTGTGCTGCTTATCTCTGGAAGAATATTAAGAGGCTGCCATCAAGGTGGTGTGAATTGGACTCATCTTCCTGACATATCTAAGTGGCTTGAGAATTCTGGGGGTGTTCATGTAAAAACAGTTCAGCTAGTCTCAGGTGTGTCAGTTGTGATCTTAGGCTTCTGTTTTCTATCTTTGCTTTCTTCGAAGAAAAATGTCATTCTAGTGGTTGGATTCAATTTCTTAGTTTCTGGGTTGTTGGTTTTGGTACATATAGTGAAATATCAAGAGAACGCATTTGCAAGATCTAGTTATGGTGCCACTATATCGGCACAAATGATCTATGCAGTTCTGGGCAGCACTACTGTTGGCACTGCTGTATTGTTACCTTGGTTTATGCCTATTCAGATATCTAAAGTGGGCTCAAGTCGTGATATCTATTCATCAATTTCGGTTCCCAGTGATGTAAAAGACAAATCTCTACTGATGGCACTAAAGGATTCTTTATACGTGATTGGTTGGGCATACATATTTTGCTGGTGTCTTCTGCAGCTTTTGCTTCAACAACCGATTAATGCAATGCCTATATTGTTGCTTCTTGTGCAAATCTTGACTAGCTTGCTACATTTTTCTTACAGCGGACTGCATCATAAGGAGTGGGTTGAG ATTTCTGCACTGTATTTTCTGGGAATGGCTGGCCACTTTGCCTTGGGGAACAGCAACAGTCTAGCCACTATTGATGTTGCTGGAGCTTTTATT GGCATCTCTAGTCACTCAACTCTTCTTTCTGGCGTTTTAATGTTCATAATCACCTATGCATCTCCTTTGCTGGTTCTTTTTGCATTGGTGGTCTACATGTCTGTGAAGGGCTGTCTTGTTACTCAGAATGTCGATTCAGGACATCTTCTCCAGACAATGCTGGGCTTTCCTTGTCTGGCTCCGCTGACCTTAAATTCAATTCTATTGACAGCATACACAATTGTATTGCTGTTAATGAGgaatcatttatttgtttggagTGTATTTTCTCCAAA GTACCTATATGTATGTGCTACTTCGGTTTGCATCTACGTTGGGATCTTTGTTGTGGCCACAACTGGGACATACACTTACCTTGTGCTGGGCAAGCGAAAAATGATGCAAGTTTCAATCATCAATGACAGAAGATAG
- the LOC102608462 gene encoding GPI ethanolamine phosphate transferase 2 isoform X4 produces MRITDLSGIPPSFDRLILLVIDGLPAEFVLGKDGNPPRKAFMEPMPYTQSLLANGMAIGYHAKAAPPTVTMPRLKAMVSGAIGGFLDLAFNFNTQAMADDNLLGQFSSIGWKMVMHGDDTWLKLFPGLFTRHDGVSSFFVKDTIQVDQNVSRHLVDELSRDDWNLLILHYLGLDHVGHIGGRNSLLMAPKLAEMDEVVKMIHTSILTRENDQGWTLLVVVSDHGMTENGNHGGSSFEEADSLALFVGLRGHVSDYKSATQNTAQQVDIAPTLALLLGVPIPKNNVGVLIAETFDQLKGDHQLRALELNSWQLFRLLDAQISCLSCANISLNDFSDGQPSVTTECNDSLEKMFCCLYMNAAVLHSTWKSKKVSQSSSWEDYNSTVIAYRKFLKTASEWLSSRATDKPVDLLAFGVTAMLLSCLVLLSLTLHMGREINLVEKLHHYHSNNDMQMCFLDEIFVLGVILILVISMASSSMVEEEHYIWHFMTSSLFLILLRKTVQLLPAQNSLSKGTKNFKFQMCSVFVLLISGRILRGCHQGGVNWTHLPDISKWLENSGGVHVKTVQLVSGVSVVILGFCFLSLLSSKKNVILVVGFNFLVSGLLVLVHIVKYQENAFARSSYGATISAQMIYAVLGSTTVGTAVLLPWFMPIQISKVGSSRDIYSSISVPSDVKDKSLLMALKDSLYVIGWAYIFCWCLLQLLLQQPINAMPILLLLVQILTSLLHFSYSGLHHKEWVEISALYFLGMAGHFALGNSNSLATIDVAGAFIGISSHSTLLSGVLMFIITYASPLLVLFALVVYMSVKGCLVTQNVDSGHLLQTMLGFPCLAPLTLNSILLTAYTIVLLLMRNHLFVWSVFSPKYLYVCATSVCIYVGIFVVATTGTYTYLVLGKRKMMQVSIINDRR; encoded by the exons ATGAGAATTACG GATCTATCGGGGATTCCTCCATCATTTGATCGGCTAATTTTACTG GTTATTGATGGTCTTCCAGCAGAGTTTGTGCTTGGCAAGGATGGTAATCCTCCAAGAAAGGCTTTTATGGAGCCAATGCCATATACTCAGTCACTTTTAGCAAATGGAATGGCAATTGGGTATCATGCAAAGGCTGCCCCTCCAACTGTTACCATGCCTCGTTTGAAG GCTATGGTTTCTGGGGCGATTGGAGGATTCTTGGATCTGGCTTTCAATTTTAACACACAAGCTATGGCAGATGATAATCTTCTTG gcCAGTTTTCAAGTATTGGTTGGAAAATGGTGATGCATGGTGATGACACATGGCTGAAGTTGTTTCCTGGGCTATTTACAAGGCATGATGGTGTTAGCAGTTTCTTT GTTAAAGATACCATACAAGTTGATCAAAATGTTTCTCGACATTTAGTAGATGAGCTTAGCAGAGATGACTGGAATCTCTTG ATTCTTCATTATTTAGGCCTGGATCATGTTGGACATATTGGTGGGCGCAACAG TCTCTTGATGGCACCAAAACTTGCTGAGATGGATGAAGTAGTGAAGATGATTCATACTAGTATTCTGACTCGAGAAAATGACCAGGGATGGACACTTTTG GTGGTAGTAAGCGATCATGGCATGACTGAGAATGGAAATCATGGGGGGTCTTCATTTGAAGAAGCCGACTCTCTAGCCCTTTTTGTTGGCCTGAGAGGTCATGTATCTGATTACAAATCAGCCACACAGAACACAGCTCAGCAG GTTGACATTGCACCGACTTTGGCTCTTCTGCTTGGTGTGCCAATTCCAAAAAACAATGTTGGCGTCCTGATTGCTGAAACTTTTGATCAATTGAAAG GTGATCATCAGCTGAGGGCACTGGAGTTGAATTCCTGGCAGTTATTCAGATTGCTGGATGCACAGATTTCATGTTTATCATGTGCAAATATTTCACTGAATGATTTCAGTGATGGTCAACCATCTGTAACCACTGAGTGTAACGATAGTTTAGAGAAGATGTTCTGTTGCCTATATATGAATGCTGCAGTTCTTCACAGTACCTGGAAGTCTAAGAAAGTCTCACA gTCTAGCAGTTGGGAGGACTACAACAGCACTGTTATAGCATACCGCAAGTTCCTGAAAACTGCTAGTGAGTGGTTATCAAGCAGAGCCACTGAT AAACCTGTTGACCTACTTGCTTTTGGAGTGACAGCAATGCTGCTATCATGTCTGGTATTATTGAGCCTTACACTTCATATGGGTAGAGAAATTAACCTTGTTGAGAAGCTACACCATTATCACTCAAACAATGATATGCAAATGTGTTTTTTGGAtgagatttttgttttgggtGTTATCTTGATCCTTGTTATAAGTATGGCATCTAGTTCTATGGTGGAGGAAGAGCATTATATTTGGCATTTTATGACATCCTCCTTGTTTCTTATATTACTTCGTAAAACAGTGCAGTTGCTTCCGGCACAAAATAGCTTGTCCAAAGGaaccaaaaattttaagtttcaaaTGTGTTCTGTCTTTGTGCTGCTTATCTCTGGAAGAATATTAAGAGGCTGCCATCAAGGTGGTGTGAATTGGACTCATCTTCCTGACATATCTAAGTGGCTTGAGAATTCTGGGGGTGTTCATGTAAAAACAGTTCAGCTAGTCTCAGGTGTGTCAGTTGTGATCTTAGGCTTCTGTTTTCTATCTTTGCTTTCTTCGAAGAAAAATGTCATTCTAGTGGTTGGATTCAATTTCTTAGTTTCTGGGTTGTTGGTTTTGGTACATATAGTGAAATATCAAGAGAACGCATTTGCAAGATCTAGTTATGGTGCCACTATATCGGCACAAATGATCTATGCAGTTCTGGGCAGCACTACTGTTGGCACTGCTGTATTGTTACCTTGGTTTATGCCTATTCAGATATCTAAAGTGGGCTCAAGTCGTGATATCTATTCATCAATTTCGGTTCCCAGTGATGTAAAAGACAAATCTCTACTGATGGCACTAAAGGATTCTTTATACGTGATTGGTTGGGCATACATATTTTGCTGGTGTCTTCTGCAGCTTTTGCTTCAACAACCGATTAATGCAATGCCTATATTGTTGCTTCTTGTGCAAATCTTGACTAGCTTGCTACATTTTTCTTACAGCGGACTGCATCATAAGGAGTGGGTTGAG ATTTCTGCACTGTATTTTCTGGGAATGGCTGGCCACTTTGCCTTGGGGAACAGCAACAGTCTAGCCACTATTGATGTTGCTGGAGCTTTTATT GGCATCTCTAGTCACTCAACTCTTCTTTCTGGCGTTTTAATGTTCATAATCACCTATGCATCTCCTTTGCTGGTTCTTTTTGCATTGGTGGTCTACATGTCTGTGAAGGGCTGTCTTGTTACTCAGAATGTCGATTCAGGACATCTTCTCCAGACAATGCTGGGCTTTCCTTGTCTGGCTCCGCTGACCTTAAATTCAATTCTATTGACAGCATACACAATTGTATTGCTGTTAATGAGgaatcatttatttgtttggagTGTATTTTCTCCAAA GTACCTATATGTATGTGCTACTTCGGTTTGCATCTACGTTGGGATCTTTGTTGTGGCCACAACTGGGACATACACTTACCTTGTGCTGGGCAAGCGAAAAATGATGCAAGTTTCAATCATCAATGACAGAAGATAG
- the LOC102608462 gene encoding uncharacterized protein LOC102608462 isoform X7, whose protein sequence is MMVLAVSLLSCLIKVKDTIQVDQNVSRHLVDELSRDDWNLLILHYLGLDHVGHIGGRNSLLMAPKLAEMDEVVKMIHTSILTRENDQGWTLLVVVSDHGMTENGNHGGSSFEEADSLALFVGLRGHVSDYKSATQNTAQQVDIAPTLALLLGVPIPKNNVGVLIAETFDQLKGDHQLRALELNSWQLFRLLDAQISCLSCANISLNDFSDGQPSVTTECNDSLEKMFCCLYMNAAVLHSTWKSKKVSQSSSWEDYNSTVIAYRKFLKTASEWLSSRATDKPVDLLAFGVTAMLLSCLVLLSLTLHMGREINLVEKLHHYHSNNDMQMCFLDEIFVLGVILILVISMASSSMVEEEHYIWHFMTSSLFLILLRKTVQLLPAQNSLSKGTKNFKFQMCSVFVLLISGRILRGCHQGGVNWTHLPDISKWLENSGGVHVKTVQLVSGVSVVILGFCFLSLLSSKKNVILVVGFNFLVSGLLVLVHIVKYQENAFARSSYGATISAQMIYAVLGSTTVGTAVLLPWFMPIQISKVGSSRDIYSSISVPSDVKDKSLLMALKDSLYVIGWAYIFCWCLLQLLLQQPINAMPILLLLVQILTSLLHFSYSGLHHKEWVEISALYFLGMAGHFALGNSNSLATIDVAGAFIGISSHSTLLSGVLMFIITYASPLLVLFALVVYMSVKGCLVTQNVDSGHLLQTMLGFPCLAPLTLNSILLTAYTIVLLLMRNHLFVWSVFSPKYLYVCATSVCIYVGIFVVATTGTYTYLVLGKRKMMQVSIINDRR, encoded by the exons ATGATGGTGTTAGCAGTTTCTTT GCTTAGTTGTCTTATCAAG GTTAAAGATACCATACAAGTTGATCAAAATGTTTCTCGACATTTAGTAGATGAGCTTAGCAGAGATGACTGGAATCTCTTG ATTCTTCATTATTTAGGCCTGGATCATGTTGGACATATTGGTGGGCGCAACAG TCTCTTGATGGCACCAAAACTTGCTGAGATGGATGAAGTAGTGAAGATGATTCATACTAGTATTCTGACTCGAGAAAATGACCAGGGATGGACACTTTTG GTGGTAGTAAGCGATCATGGCATGACTGAGAATGGAAATCATGGGGGGTCTTCATTTGAAGAAGCCGACTCTCTAGCCCTTTTTGTTGGCCTGAGAGGTCATGTATCTGATTACAAATCAGCCACACAGAACACAGCTCAGCAG GTTGACATTGCACCGACTTTGGCTCTTCTGCTTGGTGTGCCAATTCCAAAAAACAATGTTGGCGTCCTGATTGCTGAAACTTTTGATCAATTGAAAG GTGATCATCAGCTGAGGGCACTGGAGTTGAATTCCTGGCAGTTATTCAGATTGCTGGATGCACAGATTTCATGTTTATCATGTGCAAATATTTCACTGAATGATTTCAGTGATGGTCAACCATCTGTAACCACTGAGTGTAACGATAGTTTAGAGAAGATGTTCTGTTGCCTATATATGAATGCTGCAGTTCTTCACAGTACCTGGAAGTCTAAGAAAGTCTCACA gTCTAGCAGTTGGGAGGACTACAACAGCACTGTTATAGCATACCGCAAGTTCCTGAAAACTGCTAGTGAGTGGTTATCAAGCAGAGCCACTGAT AAACCTGTTGACCTACTTGCTTTTGGAGTGACAGCAATGCTGCTATCATGTCTGGTATTATTGAGCCTTACACTTCATATGGGTAGAGAAATTAACCTTGTTGAGAAGCTACACCATTATCACTCAAACAATGATATGCAAATGTGTTTTTTGGAtgagatttttgttttgggtGTTATCTTGATCCTTGTTATAAGTATGGCATCTAGTTCTATGGTGGAGGAAGAGCATTATATTTGGCATTTTATGACATCCTCCTTGTTTCTTATATTACTTCGTAAAACAGTGCAGTTGCTTCCGGCACAAAATAGCTTGTCCAAAGGaaccaaaaattttaagtttcaaaTGTGTTCTGTCTTTGTGCTGCTTATCTCTGGAAGAATATTAAGAGGCTGCCATCAAGGTGGTGTGAATTGGACTCATCTTCCTGACATATCTAAGTGGCTTGAGAATTCTGGGGGTGTTCATGTAAAAACAGTTCAGCTAGTCTCAGGTGTGTCAGTTGTGATCTTAGGCTTCTGTTTTCTATCTTTGCTTTCTTCGAAGAAAAATGTCATTCTAGTGGTTGGATTCAATTTCTTAGTTTCTGGGTTGTTGGTTTTGGTACATATAGTGAAATATCAAGAGAACGCATTTGCAAGATCTAGTTATGGTGCCACTATATCGGCACAAATGATCTATGCAGTTCTGGGCAGCACTACTGTTGGCACTGCTGTATTGTTACCTTGGTTTATGCCTATTCAGATATCTAAAGTGGGCTCAAGTCGTGATATCTATTCATCAATTTCGGTTCCCAGTGATGTAAAAGACAAATCTCTACTGATGGCACTAAAGGATTCTTTATACGTGATTGGTTGGGCATACATATTTTGCTGGTGTCTTCTGCAGCTTTTGCTTCAACAACCGATTAATGCAATGCCTATATTGTTGCTTCTTGTGCAAATCTTGACTAGCTTGCTACATTTTTCTTACAGCGGACTGCATCATAAGGAGTGGGTTGAG ATTTCTGCACTGTATTTTCTGGGAATGGCTGGCCACTTTGCCTTGGGGAACAGCAACAGTCTAGCCACTATTGATGTTGCTGGAGCTTTTATT GGCATCTCTAGTCACTCAACTCTTCTTTCTGGCGTTTTAATGTTCATAATCACCTATGCATCTCCTTTGCTGGTTCTTTTTGCATTGGTGGTCTACATGTCTGTGAAGGGCTGTCTTGTTACTCAGAATGTCGATTCAGGACATCTTCTCCAGACAATGCTGGGCTTTCCTTGTCTGGCTCCGCTGACCTTAAATTCAATTCTATTGACAGCATACACAATTGTATTGCTGTTAATGAGgaatcatttatttgtttggagTGTATTTTCTCCAAA GTACCTATATGTATGTGCTACTTCGGTTTGCATCTACGTTGGGATCTTTGTTGTGGCCACAACTGGGACATACACTTACCTTGTGCTGGGCAAGCGAAAAATGATGCAAGTTTCAATCATCAATGACAGAAGATAG
- the LOC102608462 gene encoding uncharacterized protein LOC102608462 isoform X6 — translation MMVLAVSLKYVLPADSTQMLYTAQLCRLSCLIKVKDTIQVDQNVSRHLVDELSRDDWNLLILHYLGLDHVGHIGGRNSLLMAPKLAEMDEVVKMIHTSILTRENDQGWTLLVVVSDHGMTENGNHGGSSFEEADSLALFVGLRGHVSDYKSATQNTAQQVDIAPTLALLLGVPIPKNNVGVLIAETFDQLKGDHQLRALELNSWQLFRLLDAQISCLSCANISLNDFSDGQPSVTTECNDSLEKMFCCLYMNAAVLHSTWKSKKVSQSSSWEDYNSTVIAYRKFLKTASEWLSSRATDKPVDLLAFGVTAMLLSCLVLLSLTLHMGREINLVEKLHHYHSNNDMQMCFLDEIFVLGVILILVISMASSSMVEEEHYIWHFMTSSLFLILLRKTVQLLPAQNSLSKGTKNFKFQMCSVFVLLISGRILRGCHQGGVNWTHLPDISKWLENSGGVHVKTVQLVSGVSVVILGFCFLSLLSSKKNVILVVGFNFLVSGLLVLVHIVKYQENAFARSSYGATISAQMIYAVLGSTTVGTAVLLPWFMPIQISKVGSSRDIYSSISVPSDVKDKSLLMALKDSLYVIGWAYIFCWCLLQLLLQQPINAMPILLLLVQILTSLLHFSYSGLHHKEWVEISALYFLGMAGHFALGNSNSLATIDVAGAFIGISSHSTLLSGVLMFIITYASPLLVLFALVVYMSVKGCLVTQNVDSGHLLQTMLGFPCLAPLTLNSILLTAYTIVLLLMRNHLFVWSVFSPKYLYVCATSVCIYVGIFVVATTGTYTYLVLGKRKMMQVSIINDRR, via the exons ATGATGGTGTTAGCAGTTTCTTT GAAATATGTTTTACCTGCTGATAGTACTCAGATGCTCTACACTGCCCAACTATGCAGGCTTAGTTGTCTTATCAAG GTTAAAGATACCATACAAGTTGATCAAAATGTTTCTCGACATTTAGTAGATGAGCTTAGCAGAGATGACTGGAATCTCTTG ATTCTTCATTATTTAGGCCTGGATCATGTTGGACATATTGGTGGGCGCAACAG TCTCTTGATGGCACCAAAACTTGCTGAGATGGATGAAGTAGTGAAGATGATTCATACTAGTATTCTGACTCGAGAAAATGACCAGGGATGGACACTTTTG GTGGTAGTAAGCGATCATGGCATGACTGAGAATGGAAATCATGGGGGGTCTTCATTTGAAGAAGCCGACTCTCTAGCCCTTTTTGTTGGCCTGAGAGGTCATGTATCTGATTACAAATCAGCCACACAGAACACAGCTCAGCAG GTTGACATTGCACCGACTTTGGCTCTTCTGCTTGGTGTGCCAATTCCAAAAAACAATGTTGGCGTCCTGATTGCTGAAACTTTTGATCAATTGAAAG GTGATCATCAGCTGAGGGCACTGGAGTTGAATTCCTGGCAGTTATTCAGATTGCTGGATGCACAGATTTCATGTTTATCATGTGCAAATATTTCACTGAATGATTTCAGTGATGGTCAACCATCTGTAACCACTGAGTGTAACGATAGTTTAGAGAAGATGTTCTGTTGCCTATATATGAATGCTGCAGTTCTTCACAGTACCTGGAAGTCTAAGAAAGTCTCACA gTCTAGCAGTTGGGAGGACTACAACAGCACTGTTATAGCATACCGCAAGTTCCTGAAAACTGCTAGTGAGTGGTTATCAAGCAGAGCCACTGAT AAACCTGTTGACCTACTTGCTTTTGGAGTGACAGCAATGCTGCTATCATGTCTGGTATTATTGAGCCTTACACTTCATATGGGTAGAGAAATTAACCTTGTTGAGAAGCTACACCATTATCACTCAAACAATGATATGCAAATGTGTTTTTTGGAtgagatttttgttttgggtGTTATCTTGATCCTTGTTATAAGTATGGCATCTAGTTCTATGGTGGAGGAAGAGCATTATATTTGGCATTTTATGACATCCTCCTTGTTTCTTATATTACTTCGTAAAACAGTGCAGTTGCTTCCGGCACAAAATAGCTTGTCCAAAGGaaccaaaaattttaagtttcaaaTGTGTTCTGTCTTTGTGCTGCTTATCTCTGGAAGAATATTAAGAGGCTGCCATCAAGGTGGTGTGAATTGGACTCATCTTCCTGACATATCTAAGTGGCTTGAGAATTCTGGGGGTGTTCATGTAAAAACAGTTCAGCTAGTCTCAGGTGTGTCAGTTGTGATCTTAGGCTTCTGTTTTCTATCTTTGCTTTCTTCGAAGAAAAATGTCATTCTAGTGGTTGGATTCAATTTCTTAGTTTCTGGGTTGTTGGTTTTGGTACATATAGTGAAATATCAAGAGAACGCATTTGCAAGATCTAGTTATGGTGCCACTATATCGGCACAAATGATCTATGCAGTTCTGGGCAGCACTACTGTTGGCACTGCTGTATTGTTACCTTGGTTTATGCCTATTCAGATATCTAAAGTGGGCTCAAGTCGTGATATCTATTCATCAATTTCGGTTCCCAGTGATGTAAAAGACAAATCTCTACTGATGGCACTAAAGGATTCTTTATACGTGATTGGTTGGGCATACATATTTTGCTGGTGTCTTCTGCAGCTTTTGCTTCAACAACCGATTAATGCAATGCCTATATTGTTGCTTCTTGTGCAAATCTTGACTAGCTTGCTACATTTTTCTTACAGCGGACTGCATCATAAGGAGTGGGTTGAG ATTTCTGCACTGTATTTTCTGGGAATGGCTGGCCACTTTGCCTTGGGGAACAGCAACAGTCTAGCCACTATTGATGTTGCTGGAGCTTTTATT GGCATCTCTAGTCACTCAACTCTTCTTTCTGGCGTTTTAATGTTCATAATCACCTATGCATCTCCTTTGCTGGTTCTTTTTGCATTGGTGGTCTACATGTCTGTGAAGGGCTGTCTTGTTACTCAGAATGTCGATTCAGGACATCTTCTCCAGACAATGCTGGGCTTTCCTTGTCTGGCTCCGCTGACCTTAAATTCAATTCTATTGACAGCATACACAATTGTATTGCTGTTAATGAGgaatcatttatttgtttggagTGTATTTTCTCCAAA GTACCTATATGTATGTGCTACTTCGGTTTGCATCTACGTTGGGATCTTTGTTGTGGCCACAACTGGGACATACACTTACCTTGTGCTGGGCAAGCGAAAAATGATGCAAGTTTCAATCATCAATGACAGAAGATAG